Below is a window of Leisingera sp. M658 DNA.
TGGCGAAACTGCGCCCATACCTGGATCATGGCATTCTGGAACTCGACAACAATTCTGCGGAGCGTGCGATGAAGCCAATCGCCATAGGTCGCAAGAATTACCTTTTTGTCGGCTCAGAAGGCGGCGGCAAAGCTGCCGCCATCGCCTATACCCTGATCGAAACCGCCAAGATGAACTGCGTAGATCCGCAGGCCTGGCTGACCTGGGTTCTGGCCCAGATCGCGGATCATAAGATCACACGCCTGAACGAGCTCATGCCATGGCGCTACGCTGCTATCGCAGCGTAGCAGGGATCACAGGATCTGTGCCAGAGCGCCTTCGCCGGACGGTCACAGTTAACTTGGGTTTCCGGCCGAATTTGACGCCCTGTTGCGCAGCGATGGCTCGGCCCTCGTTCGCGCGCCGAGTGATACGCTCCCGTTCGTCTTCGGCCAAAGCGGAAAGGAAAGCGAGGATGCCTTTGCCCATCGGAGTGGTCAGATCGAGCCAGGGTTTATCAAGCACCTTCACATAGGCCCCACGATCTGCGATCCGTTGAATAATATTGATGCCGTCGATCATGGATCGTGTGGCTCTGTCCCACTCTGCGATCACAAACACATCCCCTGCCCCGAGTGCGTCTATCGCACGTTCGAGCTGAGGCCGTCCCTTCACGGTTTTCCCGGAAACTTTCTCTCGGAAAATCTTATCAACGATGGCGGCGTTTAGTGCACCGATCTGTCGATCAAGGGATTGTCCGTGACTGGACACTCGGGCGTAACCAATAAGCATGACTTCATCGTATATGAACGCCTTTCAATACGCACCTGATTTATGCACCACACCAAGAGGCTTATGTCATGGGGTTCCTGAGGATGGTGCAAATATCATGAATTACGCAACACAGCCATCTTTCGCTGCAGCGTGCATGAAGTGAAAAGATGCGGGACTTTTCAGACTTTCGCTGCGAGTTCTCAAATGACTGCTATTTGCACATTGCGTCCGAGATAGAACGTGTCTTCTGCGGAAGGCGACCGTCGCAGATGACTGGTCGTCGATGTCTAGGTCAGATAACGCTCCGCTTAATTTTACTTCAGTGGGGTCAGGCGACTTCGAACAACGCTGCGGCCCCCATGCCTCCGCCAACACACATGGAGGTCACCACGTATTTTACGCCACGACGCCTCCCCTCAAGCAGAGCGTGCCCGACTTGTCTCGCACCTGTCATGCCGTAGGGGTGGCCAATCGATATCGCACCGCCGTTCACGTTGTAGATTTCGGGATCGATCCCAAGGTGGTCGCGGCAATAGAGAACCTGGCAGGCAAAGGCTTCGTTAAGCTCCCAAAGGCCGATGTCTTCGATGCGAAGACCTGCATTCTTCAGCAGCTTTGGAATGGCATAGATTGGGCCGACCCCCATCTCTTCCGGTGCGTTTCCTGCAACAGCCATGCCGCGATAGATACCTAGCGGTGTGAGGCCCCGCTGCTCAGCCATTTTGCCTTCCATGAGCACACAAGCCGAGGCACCGTCAGAAAGCTGGCTTGCGTTTCCGGCAGTGATCACGCCTCCTTCGACAACCGGGTTCAGCTGGCCAAGTGTTTCGGCCGTCGTACCCGGCCTGTTGCCTTCGTCTTTTAACAAGGTCACTTCTTCCAGGGTTTCCTCTCCGGTTTCGCGATTCTTGACCCGCTTTATCGCAGTGATCGGGACAATCTCGTCATCAAAGGCGCCAGCAGCCTGAGCCCGGGCCGTCCGACCTTGGGAAAGTGCAGCATATTCATCCTGGGCGTCACGACTGATCCCATATGCCTGCGCCACATTTTCCGCCGTCATCAGCATCGGCATATAAGCATGTTCAGATTGGGCGACAGCGTTTGGATCTTTCTCATCGCCCGCCCATTTCAGATAGGCATTCTGCAGGGTGGAAATATTTTCCTGCCCGCCTGCCACGGCGACATTCTGACCATCCACAATGACCTGCTTTGCGGCCGTCGCAATGGCCATCAACCCGGAGGAACATTGCCTGTCGATCGTCTGTCCTGCCACCGTATTGGGAAGGCCCGCCGCCAGCGCCGACAAACGAGCGACATTCATGCCTGCTGTCCCCGCCGTAAGGACCGATCCGATGACGACATCTTCGATCGAACCGGGGTCCATGCCTGCACGTTCAACAGCGTGCTGAATGGCGTGCCCCATCATGGTAGGGGATTTGATGTTGTTCAGCGCACCCTTGAAGGCAACCCCAATCGGGGTTCGGGCGGTTGAGACGACAACGGCTTCTCTCAT
It encodes the following:
- a CDS encoding recombinase family protein, whose amino-acid sequence is MLIGYARVSSHGQSLDRQIGALNAAIVDKIFREKVSGKTVKGRPQLERAIDALGAGDVFVIAEWDRATRSMIDGINIIQRIADRGAYVKVLDKPWLDLTTPMGKGILAFLSALAEDERERITRRANEGRAIAAQQGVKFGRKPKLTVTVRRRRSGTDPVIPATLR
- a CDS encoding acetyl-CoA C-acyltransferase: MREAVVVSTARTPIGVAFKGALNNIKSPTMMGHAIQHAVERAGMDPGSIEDVVIGSVLTAGTAGMNVARLSALAAGLPNTVAGQTIDRQCSSGLMAIATAAKQVIVDGQNVAVAGGQENISTLQNAYLKWAGDEKDPNAVAQSEHAYMPMLMTAENVAQAYGISRDAQDEYAALSQGRTARAQAAGAFDDEIVPITAIKRVKNRETGEETLEEVTLLKDEGNRPGTTAETLGQLNPVVEGGVITAGNASQLSDGASACVLMEGKMAEQRGLTPLGIYRGMAVAGNAPEEMGVGPIYAIPKLLKNAGLRIEDIGLWELNEAFACQVLYCRDHLGIDPEIYNVNGGAISIGHPYGMTGARQVGHALLEGRRRGVKYVVTSMCVGGGMGAAALFEVA